The Rhododendron vialii isolate Sample 1 chromosome 6a, ASM3025357v1 genome includes a window with the following:
- the LOC131331435 gene encoding callose synthase 12 — translation MSLRQRPPPVQPQNPGPTRPPEEDTPYNIIPIHNLLADHPSLRYPEVRAAASALRSVGELRKPPFTPWPRDGDLLDWLGLFFGFQRDNVRNQREHLVLHLANAQMRLSPPPNNIDSLDPSVLRRFRRKLLGNYSAWCSYLGRKSNVWISDNNRRESDHRRELLYVSLYLLIWGEAANLRFAPECICYVFHNMAMELNKILEDYIDENTGRPVLPSISGENAFLNRIVKPIYVTIKAEVENSRNGTAPHSAWRNYDDINEYFWSRRCFSKLKWPFDLGCNFFVTSRKGKGVGKTGFVEQRSFWNLFRSFDKLWVMLILFLQAAIIVAWTGEKYPWNALESRDVQVRLLTLFFTWSGMRFLQSLLDAGMQYSLVSWETMFLGVRMVLKSVVAATWIVAFGVFYAQIWTQKEHDRGWSSAANKRVVNFLELALVYVLPEILGLALFILPWIRNFLENTNWRIFYLLTWWFQSRPFVGRGLREGLVDNVKYSLFWILVLATKFCFSYFLQIRPMISPTKALLNLRDVTYDWHQFFGHSNRFAVGLLWLPVVLIYFMDLQIWYSIYSSFVGAAVGLFAHLGEIRNMEQLRLRFQFFASAMQFNLMPEELLLNARGTIKSKFKDAIHRLKLRYGLGKPFKKLESNQVEANKFTLVWNEIITTFREEDIISDQDVELLELPQNTWKVSVIRWPALLLCNELLLALSQAKELVDAPDKWLWYKICKNEYRRCAVIEAYDSVRHLLLAIIKRDSEEHSIVAVLFQEIDQAIHIEKFTKTFKMVVLPRIHEKLIALLGLLIKPKKDINKLVNVVQALYEIVIRDFYKESRSMEQLRDDGLASRRPVSSEGLLFENVIELPEEDNETFYRQARRLHTILTSRDSMHNVPTNLEARRRIAFFSNSLFMNMPRAPQVEKMMAFSVLTPYYNEEVIYSKEQLRTDNEDGISILYYLQTIYADEWKNFLERMRREGMTNIEELWTTEKLRDLRLWASYRGQTLSRTVRGMMYYYRALKLLAFLDSASEMDIRDGSRELASMRRTGSMERFGSARVGMDGFGSARSSSMRSLSRADSVVSVLFKGHEYGTALMKYTYVVACQIYGTQKAKKDPHAEEILYLMKDNEALRVAYVDEVSSGREEKEYYSVLVKYDQQLEKEVEIYRVQLPGPLKLGEGKPENQNHALIFTRGDAVQTIDMNQDNYFEEALKMRNLLEEYRQYYGIRKPTILGVREHIFTGSVSSLAWFMSAQEMSFVTLGQRVLANPLKVRMHYGHPDVFDRFWFLTRGGISKASRVINISEDIFAGFNCTLRGGNVTHHEYIQVGKGRDVGLNQIAMFEAKVSSGNGEQVLSRDVYRLGHRLDFFRMLSFFYTTVGFFFSTQMIILTVYGFLWGRLYLALSGIEAFALAENNNNALGAILNQQLIVQLGIFTALPMIVENTLEQGFLGAIRDFITMQLQLSSVFYTFSMGTRAHYFGRTILHGGAKYRATGRGFVVQHKSFAENYRLYARSHFVKAIELGLILIVYASYSPVAKDTFVYIALTLTSWFLVVSWIMAPFVFNPSGFDWLKTVYDFGDFMDWIWNRGGVFAKSEQSWEQWWYEEQDHLRTSGLWGKILEIILDLRFFFFQYGIIYQLDIAADSKSIAVYLLSWIYVVVAVVIYVIIAYARDKYSAREHIYYRMVQFLVIVLAILLIIALLEFTQFTFVDLFTSLLAFVPTGWGFLLIAQVLRPFLQKTMIWEIVVSLARMYEIMFGVIVMAPVAILSWMPGLQSMQTRILFNEAFTRGLKIFQILTGKK, via the exons ATGAGCCTCCGGCAGCGCCCGCCGCCGGTCCAACCCCAAAACCCCGGTCCAACCCGCCCACCAGAAGAAGACACCCCATACAACATCATCCCCATCCACAACCTCCTCGCCGACCACCCCTCCCTCCGCTACCCAGAGGTCCGCGCCGCCGCCTCCGCCCTCCGCTCCGTCGGCGAGCTCCGCAAGCCCCCCTTCACCCCATGGCCCCGCGACGGCGACCTCCTCGACTGGCTCGGCCTCTTCTTCGGCTTCCAGCGCGACAACGTCCGCAACCAGCGCGAGCACCTCGTCCTCCACCTCGCCAACGCCCAGATGCGCCTCTCCCCTCCCCCCAACAACATCGACTCCCTCGACCCCTCCGTCCTCCGCCGCTTCCGCCGCAAGCTCCTCGGCAACTACTCCGCCTGGTGCTCCTACCTCGGCCGCAAGTCCAACGTCTGGATCTCCGACAACAACCGCCGCGAGTCCGACCACCGCCGCGAGCTCCTCTACGTCTCCCTCTACCTCCTCATCTGGGGCGAAGCAGCCAACCTCCGATTCGCCCCCGAGTGCATTTGTTACGTCTTCCATAACATGGCCATGGAGCTCAACAAGATCCTCGAAGACTACATCGACGAGAACACTGGCCGGCCCGTCCTCCCTTCCATTTCCGGCGAGAACGCGTTCTTAAACCGCATCGTCAAACCGATTTACGTGACGATTAAAGCTGAGGTGGAGAACAGTAGGAATGGGACTGCGCCGCACTCGGCGTGGCGGAATTATGATGACATAAACGAATATTTCTGGAGCAGGAGGTGTTTTTCGAAGCTCAAGTGGCCTTTTGATTTGGGGTGCAACTTCTTCGTGACGTCGAGGAAGGGAAAGGGCGTGGGGAAGACTGGGTTTGTGGAGCAGAGGTCGTTCTGGAACTTGTTTCGGAGCTTCGATAAGCTGTGGGTGATGCTGATCTTGTTCCTCCAGGCCGCCATCATCGTGGCCTGGACGGGGGAGAAGTACCCCTGGAATGCGCTGGAGAGTCGGGACGTTCAG GTTAGGCTCCTGACCCTGTTCTTTACGTGGAGTGGGATGAGGTTCCTCCAATCTTTGCTCGATGCCGGGATGCAGTACAGCCTGGTCTCGTGGGAGACAATGTTTCTCGGGGTCAGGATGGTGTTGAAGAGCGTGGTTGCAGCCACGTGGATTGTGGCGTTCGGGGTTTTCTACGCCCAGATTTGGACGCAGAAAGAGCATGATAGGGGGTGGTCTAGCGCTGCCAACAAGAGGGTGGTCAATTTCTTGGAGCTGGCATTGGTTTATGTGCTTCCTGAGATTCTAGGTCTTGCTCTCTTTATCTTGCCCTGGATTAGGAATTTCCTGGAGAATACCAATTGGAGGATCTTCTACTTGTTGACTTGGTGGTTTCAGAGCCGCCCGTTTGTGGGCCGTGGACTCAGGGAAGGTCTAGTGGACAATGTGAAGTACTCATTGTTCTGGATTCTAGTGCTTGCTACCAAATTCTGCTTCAGTTACTTCCTCCAGATCAGGCCCATGATTAGTCCAACAAAGGCCCTCTTGAATCTGAGGGATGTGACGTACGATTGGCACCAGTTCTTTGGTCACAGCAACAGGTTTGCGGTCGGCTTGCTGTGGCTCCCCGTGGTCTTGATTTACTTCATGGATTTGCAGATTTGGTACTCGATCTATTCCTCGTTCGTCGGAGCAGCAGTTGGGTTGTTTGCCCATTTGGGTGAGATACGGAACATGGAGCAGTTGAGGTTGAGGTTCCAGTTCTTTGCCAGCGCAATGCAGTTTAACCTCATGCCCGAGGAGCTGCTTTTGAATGCCAGGGGAACCATTAAGAGCAAGTTCAAGGATGCCATCCATCGGCTGAAGCTGAGGTATGGTCTCGGTAAACCCTTTAAGAAGCTTGAATCGAACCAAGTAGAGGCTAACAAGTTTACCTTGGTATGGAATGAGATAATCACCACGTTCAGAGAGGAAGACATTATAAGTGATCAGGACGTTGAGTTGTTGGAGTTGCCTCAGAATACGTGGAAGGTTAGTGTTATCCGCTGGCCTGCTTTACTCCTCTGTAATGAGCTGCTGCTTGCCCTGAGCCAGGCCAAAGAGTTAGTAGATGCACCTGATAAATGGCTTTGGTACAAAATATGCAAGAACGAGTACAGGCGGTGCGCTGTTATTGAAGCTTATGACAGTGTCAGGCACCTGTTGCTGGCTATTATCAAGCGCGACAGCGAGGAACATTCCATTGTCGCGGTTTTGTTTCAAGAAATCGATCAGGCGATTCATATTGAGAAGTTCACAAAGACGTTTAAGATGGTGGTTCTTCCTCGGATCCATGAAAAGTTGATAGCTCTTCTTGGGCTGTTGATCAAGCCCAAGAAAGACATTAACAAGTTGGTGAATGTTGTACAGGCACTCTATGAGATTGTCATTAGAGACTTTTATAAGGAGAGTAGGAGCATGGAGCAGCTGAGGGATGATGGTTTGGCTTCACGTAGGCCTGTTTCAAGCGAGGGGTTGCTTTTCGAGAATGTCATTGAGTTGCCTGAAGAAGATAACGAGACATTTTACCGCCAGGCTAGGCGATTGCATACCATTCTTACGTCTCGCGACTCTATGCACAATGTCCCCACAAATCTCGAAGCAAGACGCCGTATCGCTTTCTTTAGCAACTCCCTCTTTATGAACATGCCCCGTGCTCCCCAAGTTGAGAAAATGATGGCTTTTAGTGTATTGACCCCTTACTACAATGAAGAAGTGATTTACAGCAAAGAACAGCTTCGAACCGATAACGAAGATGGGATTTCCATTTTGTATTACTTGCAGACCATTTATGCGGATGAGTGGAAGAACTTCTTGGAGCGCATGCGCCGTGAGGGAATGACGAATATCGAAGAGCTATGGACGACAGAGAAGCTCAGGGATCTTAGGCTTTGGGCATCATACAGAGGCCAGACGCTCTCTCGCACGGTGAGGGGAATGATGTATTACTATCGTGCTCTTAAATTGCTGGCTTTCCTTGATTCTGCATCAGAGATGGACATCAGGGACGGATCGAGGGAACTTGCTTCAATGAGGCGAACCGGCAGTATGGAAAGGTTCGGATCAGCTAGGGTCGGTATGGATGGTTTTGGATCAGCTAGGTCATCATCTATGAGGAGCTTGAGTAGAGCAGACAGTGTAGTGAGTGTGTTGTTCAAAGGCCATGAATATGGGACTGCTTTAATGAAATACACTTACGTTGTTGCTTGCCAAATATATGGGACCCAAAAGGCGAAAAAAGACCCCCATGCTGAGGAAATTCTGTATCTGATGAAAGACAACGAGGCTCTTCGAGTGGCCTATGTTGATGAGGTTTCTTCTGGGAGGGAGGAGAAAGAGTATTACTCTGTTCTTGTGAAGTACGATCAGCAGTTGGAGAAGGAAGTGGAGATCTACAGGGTGCAGTTGCCTGGTCCCTTGAAGCTAGGAGAGGGGAAGCCTGAAAACCAGAACCATGCCCTTATCTTCACTCGAGGTGATGCGGTTCAGACTATTGACATGAACCAAGATAACTATTTTGAGGAAGCTCTCAAGATGCGGAATCTGTTGGAGGAGTACAGGCAGTATTATGGTATCCGGAAGCCCACCATCTTGGGAGTTAGGGAACATATTTTCACTGGCTCTGTCTCCTCACTTGCGTGGTTTATGTCGGCTCAAGAAATGAGTTTTGTGACCTTGGGACAGCGTGTGTTGGCAAACCCCTTGAAAGTTCGCATGCATTATGGGCACCCGGATGTTTTTGATAGATTCTGGTTCTTGACTCGCGGAGGGATAAGCAAAGCTTCCAGAGTGATTAATATCAGCGAGGATATTTTTGCCGGTTTTAATTGCACGTTGCGAGGTGGCAATGTCACCCACCATGAATACATCCAAGTTGGCAAGGGGAGGGATGTTGGCTTGAATCAAATAGCCATGTTTGAAGCCAAGGTTTCAAGTGGAAACGGCGAACAAGTCCTGAGTAGAGATGTTTACAGGTTGGGCCACAGGCTTGACTTCTTCCGGATGCTGTCCTTTTTCTACACTACCGTGGGTTTCTTTTTCAGCACACAGATGATAATCCTGACGGTTTATGGCTTCCTGTGGGGCCGGCTTTATCTAGCTCTCAGTGGCATTGAGGCTTTTGCATTGGCTGAAAACAACAACAATGCACTTGGTGCAATCTTAAACCAGCAGTTGATCGTCCAACTAGGTATATTCACTGCTCTACCGATGATTGTGGAGAATACTCTTGAGCAAGGATTCCTTGGAGCCATCCGGGACTTCATAACAATGCAGCTTCAGCTGTCATCTGTATTCTATACCTTCTCAATGGGAACTCGGGCCCACTACTTTGGTAGAACTATTCTTCACGGCGGTGCAAAGTATCGAGCAACTGGGCGTGGTTTTGTGGTGCAGCACAAGAGTTTTGCGGAAAATTATCGACTTTATGCTCGGAGTCATTTTGTAAAGGCAATTGAGCTTGGGTTGATACTCATAGTGTACGCTTCATACAGCCCAGTAGCTAAGGACACCTTTGTTTACATAGCATTAACCCTCACAAGTTGGTTCTTGGTGGTGTCATGGATCATGGCTCCATTTGTTTTCAATCCTTCAGGTTTTGACTGGTTGAAGACGGTTTATGATTTTGGCGACTTCATGGATTGGATTTGGAACCGTGGTGGTGTGTTTGCAAAATCGGAACAGAGCTGGGAACAGTGGTGGTATGAGGAGCAGGATCATCTGAGAACTAGTGGTCTTTGGGGAAAGATACTGGAAATAATCCTAGACCTccggtttttctttttccagtatGGGATTATATACCAGTTGGATATTGCGGCTGATAGTAAAAGTATTGCTGTTTACTTGCTCTCTTGGATCTATGTGGTCGTGGCTGTCGTCATCTACGTAATTATAGCTTATGCTCGAGACAAGTACTCTGCGAGAGAACACATCTACTATCGGATGGTTCAGTTTCTTGTTATTGTTCTTGCCATTCTTTTGATCATCGCCTTGCTGGAGTTCACCCAGTTCACTTTTGTGGATCTTTTCACAAGTCTTTTGGCATTCGTTCCTACTGGGTGGGGATTCCTTTTAATAGCCCAAGTACTCCGTCCGTTTCTGCAGAAGACCATGATTTGGGAGATTGTTGTTTCTCTGGCTCGGATGTATGAGATCATGTTTGGAGTAATTGTTATGGCTCCTGTGGCAATATTATCGTGGATGCCTGGGCTCCAGTCAATGCAGACGAGGATTCTTTTCAATGAAGCTTTCACTAGGGGCCTGAAGATATTCCAAATTTTGACAGGGAAAAAATAA